The following nucleotide sequence is from Microbacterium imperiale.
CACAAGCCCCGTGACGCCGGCGTGCTGCAGGAACGCCTCGGCCTGCATGACCCCGTTCTGACCGGTGGTGGCGTCGAGGACCAGCAGCACTTCGCTGATGGGCGCCTGCTTCTCGATGACGCGGCGGATCTTCGTCAGCTCGTCCATCAGGCCGCCCTTGGTGTGCAGCCGCCCGGCGGTGTCGACGAGCACGATCTCGGTGCCGGTGCGCTTGGCGTAGTCGATCGTCTGGAAGGCGACGGAAGCCGGATCCTGACCCTCCTGCTGCGGGCGCACGATGTGCGCGCCGCCGCGTTCTGCCCACGTCGCGAGCTGATCGACGGCGGCCGCGCGGAAGGTGTCGGCGGCGCCGACGACGACCGAGCGGCCGTAGCGCTGCAAGAACTTCGCGAACTTGCCGATCGTCGTGGTCTTGCCTACGCCGTTGACACCGACGACGAGGACGACGGCGGGACGCTCGGTCAGACGCAGCGTCGAGTCGAACGCCGCGAAGCGCTCCTCGAGCGATTCCTTGA
It contains:
- the ftsY gene encoding signal recognition particle-docking protein FtsY — encoded protein: MADNPWSLSRALRGLFVKPTIDENTWDDLETALLTADFGPDITERLVDELRGKVERYRTTDPRDLQRMLKESLEERFAAFDSTLRLTERPAVVLVVGVNGVGKTTTIGKFAKFLQRYGRSVVVGAADTFRAAAVDQLATWAERGGAHIVRPQQEGQDPASVAFQTIDYAKRTGTEIVLVDTAGRLHTKGGLMDELTKIRRVIEKQAPISEVLLVLDATTGQNGVMQAEAFLQHAGVTGLVITKLDGSARGGFVLAVQERTGIPVKLLGQGEGIGDLTGFTPHVFASALVD